In Bacillus sp. NP247, one DNA window encodes the following:
- a CDS encoding Cof-type HAD-IIB family hydrolase: protein MKLIALDMDGTLLSSNLEISKENLQAIQTAKEAGHIVMICSGRAKEDALKLLEEYKLSLPVGASNGAIVYVDGKVINSRCLQNDKVYKLAKLLESEGFPYKLYTNKGVYSPYTWQGQVMQAFEENKHALDVTLEELERITEKQKKSNLITDFQKIEDVVNNPELEISKFFILTFNAAHRSQLLQTLQGDTDISVTASAPTNVEIMDKHGHKGNGLQEMAAYFNISIEDTVAIGDNFNDVPMLQVAGLSVAMGNAEEDVKKLCDVVTLTNNEHGVAHAIEQFVLKQTSSSK, encoded by the coding sequence TTGAAATTAATCGCACTAGATATGGATGGTACACTACTATCATCTAATCTTGAAATCTCCAAAGAGAACTTACAAGCTATCCAAACCGCAAAAGAAGCTGGTCATATTGTAATGATTTGTTCTGGCCGCGCGAAAGAGGATGCTTTGAAATTATTGGAAGAATATAAACTATCTCTTCCAGTTGGAGCAAGCAATGGGGCAATTGTTTATGTGGACGGAAAAGTAATTAACTCGCGTTGTTTACAAAATGATAAAGTATACAAGCTTGCAAAATTACTAGAATCTGAAGGTTTCCCATATAAGTTGTACACAAATAAAGGGGTTTATTCTCCTTATACATGGCAAGGTCAAGTCATGCAGGCATTCGAAGAAAATAAGCATGCACTAGATGTTACACTTGAGGAACTTGAAAGAATTACAGAAAAACAAAAGAAATCTAACTTAATTACTGATTTCCAAAAAATCGAAGATGTCGTAAATAATCCAGAATTAGAAATATCTAAATTCTTCATTTTAACATTTAATGCTGCTCATCGTTCACAGCTATTACAAACTTTACAAGGAGATACGGACATTTCAGTTACGGCATCCGCTCCTACTAATGTAGAAATTATGGATAAGCATGGCCATAAAGGCAATGGTTTGCAAGAAATGGCAGCTTATTTCAATATATCAATTGAAGATACTGTTGCAATCGGCGATAACTTTAATGACGTGCCAATGTTACAAGTTGCTGGTTTATCTGTTGCAATGGGAAACGCTGAAGAAGATGTAAAAAAACTATGTGATGTTGTAACATTAACAAACAATGAACATGGTGTTGCTCATGCAATCGAGCAATTTGTATTGAAACAAACTTCATCTAGTAAATAA
- a CDS encoding DUF3948 family protein translates to MNDMNNEQVLNITKGDFLGSASGAVVLTALIVFLSSVLV, encoded by the coding sequence ATGAATGATATGAACAACGAGCAAGTATTAAACATAACAAAAGGCGACTTCTTAGGATCAGCAAGCGGAGCAGTAGTATTAACAGCATTAATCGTATTTCTATCAAGCGTATTAGTATAA
- a CDS encoding DUF3948 family protein, producing MNNEQVLNVTKGDFLGSASGAVVLTALIVFLSSVLV from the coding sequence ATGAACAACGAGCAAGTATTAAACGTAACAAAAGGCGACTTCTTAGGATCAGCAAGTGGAGCGGTAGTATTAACAGCATTAATCGTATTTCTATCAAGCGTATTAGTATAA
- a CDS encoding DUF3948 family protein: MKKMKEQVLQVTKGDFVGSASGAVVLTALIVFLSSVLV; the protein is encoded by the coding sequence ATGAAAAAAATGAAAGAGCAAGTATTACAAGTAACAAAAGGTGATTTCGTAGGGTCAGCAAGTGGAGCAGTAGTATTAACAGCGTTAATCGTATTTCTATCAAGCGTATTAGTATAA
- a CDS encoding DUF3948 family protein — protein sequence MKEQVLQVTKGDFVGSASGAVVLTALIVFLSSVLV from the coding sequence ATGAAAGAGCAAGTATTACAAGTAACAAAAGGTGATTTCGTAGGATCAGCAAGTGGAGCAGTGGTATTAACGGCATTAATCGTATTTCTATCAAGTGTATTAGTATAA
- a CDS encoding DUF3948 family protein — protein MNSEQVLQVTKTDLLGSLGGAVILTSFILFLANILV, from the coding sequence ATGAACAGTGAACAAGTGTTACAAGTAACAAAAACAGATTTATTAGGATCATTAGGCGGAGCAGTAATATTAACATCATTTATTCTATTCCTTGCAAATATATTAGTATGA